A DNA window from Daucus carota subsp. sativus chromosome 3, DH1 v3.0, whole genome shotgun sequence contains the following coding sequences:
- the LOC108213011 gene encoding uncharacterized protein LOC108213011: MDDIFSHLLALTSYMTQQFTQFLEDLLFGNVNYCSRYVAVSSSGQHEHPVTSGYSPGTSFCDNCSSSSLLYVASGSPWVQEIGILNLVEPVCTICKFVESSRPYWIVEFFVKGLNLPLSGLRLSWRLALASLRSMLIYVKCAVGRIQGTISRVQKTLHGSSSDIGWLQQAPGMAPVKDGSARFMELLDCIRHGQHKLPDSFVYLLIPGLFSNHGPLYFVSAKRYFSKMGLACHIAKIHSEASVEHNAGELRQYIEELYWGSGKRVMLLGHSKGGVDAAAALSIYWTDLKEKVGGLVLVQSPYGGTPLASDVLREGQIADKETRRIMELVICKLIKGDIRALDDLTYERRKEFLMKYELPPSIPLISFHSEASTALSVIATMTQIAHAELPWLRLPGFSYDDSRDVIQSGRKVPIVVPVSAVMALCALHLQLRYGEKSDGLVTCRDAEVPGSIVVRPRRKLDHAWMVYSSWNRNLNEPDACEMCEALLTQLVELGSQIKGEEME; the protein is encoded by the exons ATGGATGATATTTTTTCCCATCTGTTGGCCTTGACTTCTTATATGACCCAACAATTCACTCAGTTTCTTG AGGACCTTCTTTTTGGCAATGTGAATTACTGTTCAAGATATGTTGCAGTCAGCTCCTCCGGTCAACATGAACATCCGGTAACGTCTGGCTATAGCCCCGGGACATCTTTTTGTGATAattgttcatcttcttcattgttgtACGTAGCTAGTGGAAGCCCTTGGGTTCAAGAAATTGGAATCTTAAATCTCGTTGAGCCTGTATGTACAATATGTAAATTCGTAGAAAGCAGCCGCCCCTACTGGATTGTCGAGTTCTTTGTAAAAGG GTTAAACCTACCTTTGTCTGGTCTGAGGTTATCATGGAGGCTAGCATTGGCTTCTTTGAGATCTATGCTCATTTATGTCAAGTGTGCTGTAGGTCGAATACAGgg CACCATATCTAGAGTGCAGAAGACATTGCATGGTTCGTCTAGTGACATTGGATGGTTGCAGCAAGCACCAGGAATGGCTCCAGTGAAGGATGGTTCAGCTAGATTCATGGAGTTGCTGGATTGTATAAG GCATGGACAACACAAACTTCCGGATTCATTTGTTTACCTTCTAATACCAG GCCTTTTCAGCAACCATGGTCCCTTATATTTTGTGAGCGCCAAAAGGTACTTCTCAAAGATGGGTCTAGCTTGCCATATCGCAAAAATTCATAGTGAG GCATCTGTGGAACACAATGCGGGGGAACTCAGGCAGTATATTGAGGAACTATATTGGGGATCTGGCAAACGGGTGATGCTGCTTGGTCATAGCAAAGGTGGGGTTGATGCTGCTGCAGCTTTGTCCATTTATTGGACGGACTTGAAGGAAAAAGTTGGGGGGTTGGTATTGGTTCAGAGCCCATATGGAGGCACACCCTTGGCATCTGATGTTCTTCGTGAAGGACAGATTGCTGATAAGGAAACACGAAGGATCATGGAACTTGTGATCTGTAAACTAATTAAG GGCGACATACGGGCACTTGATGATCTAACATATGAAAGACGGAAGGAGTTCCTCATGAAATATGAACTTCCTCCAAGCATCCCCCTCATCTCCTTCCACTCCGAAGCAAGCACAGCACTCAGCGTCATTGCTACCATGACTCAAATAGCCCATGCTGAACTGCCATGGCTTCGTCTTCCAGGTTTTTCCTACGATGATTCCAGAGACGTTATACAGTCTGGCAGGAAAGTGCCAATAGTTGTACCTGTTTCTGCTGTAATGGCCTTATGTGCACTGCATTTGCAATTAAGGTATGGGGAGAAGAGCGACGGATTAGTTACTTGTCGGGATGCTGAAGTTCCAGGCTCTATTGTGGTGAGGCCTAGACGGAAACTCGACCATGCCTGGATGGTCTATTCTTCATGGAATAGGAATCTCAATGAGCCTGATGCTTGTGAAATGTGCGAGGCTTTGTTGACTCAACTTGTAGAATTAGGAAGCCAAATCAAGGGTGAAGAGATGGAGTGA